TTTAAACTGGCTGGCATCTGATCACAATGCAGTGTGcgtatttgcatttatttatgccaacatcaacatacattatagacacacacacacacacacacatatgtatacatagaCAGAACCTCTGAATGTGGGGTTGATGAGGTCCTTCCTGttggagcagagcagagcatTTCCAAACACCAGGTCCAGACAGCAAAGCAGAAGGTGGTACGAGTTAACTAGGTCATCTCCGATCATACTGAAGTTAcctgtacaaacacacagttgaattacacacacatatcacaaatacatataaatatgatAATACAATTAATCAGCAACTAGGGCTATATGGAGATAATCAAATATCCTGATATTTTTGGCCAAATACAATGATATCGTAGAGATGActactggtgctttcacaaaatagttacacaatgagattttaataaataatcatcactaatgtagatataatgactatgtgggtaaaggcaaataatagaacagctggtaagttcagaaaatgacatcactttactgtaatgcagcctttaaaataaggaaaagacaacacttatgccctACTACAATATCtcaaatctaagacgatatctagtctcatatcacgatataatattgatatatttctcAGCTCTATCAGCAACTTTTTGGATAACTGAGCCATCggtttgtattttgttgttttccctttAAAAACTATATTGAGATGCGACGTGGTTCATTTAGTCCATAATTCAAACTGAAAACTATATCGGAGACNNNNNNNNNNNNNNNNNNNNNNNNNNNNNNNNNNNNNNNNNNNNNNNNNNNNNNNNNNNNNNNNNNNNNNNNNNNNNNNNNNNNNNNNNNNNNNNNNNNNTTTTCTGCAGGTTCCAGAGATTCAAATCTCCTTTACTGCCACCTGGAAAGACCTTTAAGGTCCCAATAAAGACACAAAGCAGGGTCAGGTAGAGGCtgatatttggcttttttttttttacaaaaatcggcattggattttttatttttttttaaatgtcttcttaATTTATTGGGGGAAGAAGTTAAGACCCACTAAGATTTTTTGTGGTACACGTTTTCTTCAGACCTAAAACACAGAGGGGTGGTGGTGCTACTGTGTGCAGCTCTACAATAGATACACAGCTTTAGATTGTAGTCTAGGACCCAGTACACTGCatgtttttacagcttttgtttttcacctCAGTAAACAAGATGATTACCCAGGTATGCTCTCACCTCACCAAGTCGTTTAAAGGATAAGTTACGATACGTATGTTCCAAGCCGTCTGAACACGATACTGGCCTGCCCAAATGGAAAGAAATCCTTCCTGAAGCAATTTCAAAGTACTTGCGAGGAGTTGTTAATCAGCAAATCACATAGATACAGTGCTGCTCAGAAGTTTACCAACCCATGCTCAAGTTGACTAAaaagtcctcactaagaccaagagggGGGGATCACATCACTCCCCATCACTGTGACTCAAAGAATAGAGTTCAAAATACTTCTGTTGGTtcataaatcactaaacggtttagggccaaaatacatttaggATCTGCTCATAAACTATAAAGctcccagacctctcaggtcgtcTGGGACAGGTCAGCTTGCTGATCCCACAATCAGAACCAAAaggggggaagcagcgttcagtttctatgctccacatatctggaacaaactcccagagaACTAAGTCCGCGATAAACAACTCTtagatctttgtttttcttttaaacgttgtctttttttaattcattgtaCTGCACTGTGAATAATATtactggattttattttgtattcatttctaACAgccttttgatgttttatgtgAACTTTGAATTGCACTGTTGCTGAGATGTGCTACATGAATACAATTGCCTTGCATTGcctaaaaagaggaagaaaaaaaaactttttgaaattgagtatgtgatttatttacaatacaatttaCAAAGAATTTGTTTAATTCTGGCATTAAGATCGAGATaatgtattcctctttttagtcaactttaccATGGGTTCATAAAGTTATGAGCATCAGTGTATCTTCCAAAGTTTCAGACTTTTAGTACAAACAAAGTAGTCTTTCATCCTCAACATTTAGAATTGTATGTATGTTACATATGTTAATGTAGACATTAACTTCCTCTGAATTAAACTGGAATGTGACCCTATCTGTTACAGGATCAACTAACCCTTTAAAGGGTTACCTGGCACGGGTAGGGATTTTCCAGATGGTTGTATGTCTGACACGAGGTGGTGCAGCGTTGACGGAGACTGACCTGAGTTTGGCGGTGCGGAGGATCCTGGTGAGGGAGACACAGTTCCCCTCCATCAGGCCTTTCCCCACTGTGGGGGTGGAGCCCTTCCTACAGGCTGCATACAGCGAACAGGCCAGCCAGTGGACCACCTCTCCCtgggcacacacagacacacacacacacacacacacacacattagcttTATTGTGCATGAACAAGAAGCTTGTCAGCTCCTGATCCACTCTGAAGTATAACTATGGCTAAAATACAACCTGGGCtatttttgtgaatgtatcCGGGTCAAACTTTGGTTTAAACGTATATTTAGGACAGAAGCGCCGTT
The Etheostoma cragini isolate CJK2018 chromosome 4, CSU_Ecrag_1.0, whole genome shotgun sequence genome window above contains:
- the LOC117943488 gene encoding retinoblastoma-like protein 1; amino-acid sequence: MRGEESSDSESGRMEESSVRRSLETLCQELNMDEQTATETMENFTAIWNTYTLEGEVVHWLACSLYAACRKGSTPTVGKGLMEGNCVSLTRILRTAKLRSVSVNAAPPRVRHTTIWKIPTRAR